Proteins encoded in a region of the Pieris brassicae chromosome 3, ilPieBrab1.1, whole genome shotgun sequence genome:
- the LOC123707099 gene encoding uncharacterized protein LOC123707099, which translates to MKVLVYLFVIAVFVFVECNHTFMGSNVFRPLLFHRNVRYSSNLWRKRVENFTYTIPSSSYPYYRPTIQGILAYDLTNTSATANVTYGGIGFQYVTLRMKSDKNREINYDIYIYG; encoded by the exons aTGAAGGTCttagtgtatttatttgtaattgcagtttttgtgtttgtggaATGTAACCATACATTTATGGGCTCGAATGTGTTTCGACCTCTGTTATTTCATCGGAATGTTCGGTATTCCTCGAACTTGTGGAGAAAACGCGTGGAAAATTTCACTTACACAATACCTTCTAGCTCATACCCGTACTATAGACCCACCATCCag GGGATATTGGCGTATGATTTGACCAACACCAGCGCAACTGCAAACGTCACTTACGGCGGGATCGGGTTTCAATATGTGACGCTGCGAATGAAGAGTGATAAAAACCgagaaattaattatgacaTTTATATCTATggttaa